From the genome of Nitrososphaerales archaeon:
ACGAAGACCGGCCTGACGAACTGAAATTCCATCTCGCGTGCTATGTAGTTCAAGTCCCCGCCGAGCTTTGTGGGAAGCGTGGCTGTCAGCAGCCCCTGCACCATCGTCCTTCCCTTGCTGTCAGGCCGCATGTGGTGAATCCCCTTGTCTCCGGAGAGCTCTGCGAACGATCTGACGTCTTCGGCTGTGAAGGTCCGCTCGTAGACGGCCTGCTGACCTACCTCAAGCTTCATCTGGGTACTCACTCTCAGGGGAAGCTTACTCCTCTACAGCTCCCCCTCGCTCCCGTAGATGCCTACGGAAGGTATAGGATGGGTCTGAACTGCGCTTTGCCAGGTACCCATCGAAGTCCAATTGTTCAGAAAGCTTCCTTCCAGCCTGGATTGTCTCTGCCTGCTTCCGCTCGACCTTCCATATGGACTTCGCAGCCTCCAAGACCTCTTCGACCTTGCCTCCTGGGACGAAAAGTACGCCGTCGACATCTGCAAAAACCACGTCATCGCCATCGACAGTGAAGCCGCCCCATTGAGCTGAAGAAAGGTCCTGGGGACCCCTCTGATCGAGGCGAAGAGGTCCGGCTGGATACGACCCATAGCTGAACACCGGAAAACCCAGCCGTACCAACTCGTCGGTGTCCCGATGGTAGCCGCGCACCACCAACCCCGCTACGCCCCACGCCCTGGCTTCTATGACAGTAAGGTCGCCCACGCAACTCTCGTCGCTTCGACCATCGTTGTCCACAACCAGCACGTCTCCGGGCAAGGCTTTCTTCATTGCTTCAAGGAAAACGTCTACGCTTCCTCGGTGACGAGCGGGCAACACCCGACCAGCAACGCGCATGTCTGACACCAGTGGATGTATGCCAGACGGGGCGACGCGCAGGGGGACGTGCAGACGCACGCATGCATCGGCGATGAGAGGGGTTGAAAGATTGGAGAAAGCGCTTTCCAACGACCCGTTGTCCATTACCCTCCCTCCTTCCACGCTTTGTTATAAAACAGGAATGGCAAGCTTGCGAACGAAGCCCGAAGAGTCCCAGCCTCCACTCGCGGAGTGATAACGCGCCTAAGCAGGGTTCTGTAGTCGTCCTGATTAAGAAGGTGAAGAATCAGGTTCTTCGTGCTCATTTTGTGATGAGGTCGGTTGCGCGCGTAGGACTTATTGCGCCTCCGCCGGGAATAGTCCTCAGTCAACGTGTTGTTCCCAAACATTATGTGACCGCCCGGTCCTCTGAGGAATGGAATCTAGTCACAAGCGCGACTCGGCCTTCAACCATCATGAACAGATGGCACGCCGACCATAGTTCTAGATTCGTAGTTCTCACAGAGGCGTGGAGAGTAATTGGGTTATCGTCTCCTAAACTGGCCGAGCAAAGCATACCGCCTTGCCAGCAGATAGGATGCGAGCAGGAGGAGGGTGAAGAGAGTCGTGGCCGCGACCTGGAATGGGAATTCGGGAATCCCCTCGCCCCCACCTTGAGTAGGGCTTGATGTGGTTGTGCTGGACGAAGTGCTGAAGGACGATGTGGAGATTTGAGCGGTGTTGGACGTGGCCGAGACGGTCGTAGTTGAGCTGGTCGTCGAAGTTATAGAGGAACCCAATGTGGAAGTGACGCTGCTCGCGGTGGACGTCGTGTTAGACATCGTCGTTGTGGATGAAGTAGTGGTCATGGATGACCCGTACAGCCCGAAGAGGTCCTGGTTTGGCCAATTGGCGACGTTCGCAACTACATTCTGCAGCCCGCTGTCCATTGCGGTCTCGAAGTTTGTTTCGTTTGCGACTGACCCGTTGAAGAACACCGCGAAGTCCACCCCAATTCCTTTGTTGTCCCTGACAACCTCGGTGTTTGTGCCTGGCAACAGGCCCAAGTGCCACCAGTTCGCATCGGGGCCAGCCGGACGGACGTTCCACGCCCCGGCATCCCAGTAAGCCGAACCCGCCCAGTACGGAATGGTTGGGCGGGATAACATCGTCTGCATTGTGGTCGCGTTCAGGAGCGTGGTCGAACCTTGACCGTCAAGGCCGACGACGAAGCGCATCAGGTCGATGGGGGAGGCGATCCACCCGCCGTGGGCGTCCATCGCTTCGATGCAGAAGCCGCCGTATGGCCACGGGACACTGCCGGCGCCAGGGAACACGGACGTAGCGTTGCCATCGACGGGGTCGTAGTACTTCACCTCTCTTGGGGCCCGCTGGCTGAGCTGGGTGTGTCCAATCTTCATGTCGGTGATTCCGAATGGAGCCAGAACGTTCTGTTGTACGAACTGCTCATACGACACGCCGCTAATCTTCTCTATAATCCTGCCGAGGACGCAGTAGCCGAAGTTCGAATAGTCATAGTATGTTCCGGGTGTGAATTGAAGCGGCTCCCCCAGCATGTAGCGGATGACTGTACTACAGCTCGCCGGCCTCGGGGTCCCCGTGGCGTCGGCCGCGTTCCACGTGGTGGGCTGGAACATTGGGTCGAAGGTCGTGTCCCTGTTCCATCCGCCTGCGTGCCACAGGAGGTCTTGGACGGTTATGTTCTGGATGCGTGGGTCTTCCGTGGAGCCAGCCGGCGGCTGAAGGTCGTTCAGAATAGAGAAGGCCTTGTCGCTGAGGCTCAGTTTCCCCTGCTGGACCAAGAGGTAGATAGCCGCGGCGGTGATGGGCTTGGATACGCTCGCGATTCTGAAGGGCGAATCTGGCTGCACCAGCTGGTTGGCCTCGACGTCTGCCATGCCATAACCGTGGGCGAGGACAAGCCTGTCATCCTTGACCACGGCGAGCGCGCCCCCGGGGACGCCCCATTGTGCCATCAGGTTGGTCATGAACGTATCGAAGGCCCCGAGCCCTGGAGCTGGAGGGCCTGTGACTGGAATCGAGCTTGCTTGAGCCGGCAGGGCGAGGTTCAACGGAAGTTGAGCCGCGGTCAGCGTCAGAACCAGTGCGATGACTCCCAGCGCACGGCGCAATGGAATGGCGATGACGGCCCTCGATATTTATTACTTGACGCAGGCGTCGGTCGGCTGTCGCGTCTCATTTCGCGAATGTTTCCGTGTTCCGTGCTGAGCCAGCGCAATACTTGCACAATGGCCATTTTGGGGAGGTTCTATGGGTTGAACGTCTAACGGGTTCGTTGCATCTCCGTCGGGAACCTCGTCTAGGCCTGAAACGTAGCCATTGCATGTAAGTCATGCGTACGGCCTGCTCCTGAAGTAGCGTATCAGTGACACCCCGTTCTTGTCCAGCCCCAGGTTGACCTGCCACCTTTCCACCCCCGCCCTCTCCGCCCTTCGCGCTGCCGCGAGGATTCTCCGATTGGTTCTGTTCGACGCTGGAGGCACGAACGGCTTCGCGTCGTACAGGTAGCACTGCGCTATGACCGCCTTGTTGCCCCTCGCCAGGGCCCTTCTCAGCTCCCCCATGTGCCTGATGAGCCTGTCGAAGGAGTCGAATCTGCTCGTCCTGACCCTCTGGAGGCTCTCGCCCGCCGGGAGGACTATCAGGGGCGTCTTCACCTCGATGTAGGTTCGGCCCACGAGGAAGTCTATCCTTGATCTGCCCAGCCTAACCTCCCTCCGCACCTCCCCCCTCGCCATGCGCGAGAGCGCCCCGTTCCTCAGGAAGAACTCGAAGTACCTGTTGGCAGCGGTCTGGTTGATGCCGACCCAGGACCCGGCTTCGGCTGTGGTGGCTATCGCCTCGACCGTGTGGGCCATCTTTCTGCCGGCGCTCTGCGAGGAGGAGTAGAGGCAGGGGAGCCCGGCCAGGCTCAGGTCGCCCAGCCTTCCGGTCGTGGGGCAGTGGCACCGGAGGGTCTCGCCCTCGGCGTCGACCATCATGATGAATCGGTTCGGCCGCGAAAAGACGACGCCCTCCCTCAGGGGAAATGGGAATCTGTAGACCGGAGTCAATTGGAGGTGGTTCCAGGTGTCGCGCTCTTAAGACAAAAGGCTGCGGTTAATACACAAGGTCTACTGCTTATGGCTGGATTGTCGTTAAATATCCTAAAGTGGTATTCGGTCGGACTGAATATAGTTGAAGCCTGGCGTTGATGGGTGACATACGACATACATTGTTACAAGCCGATTTCAGACAGCCCCAGCGTCGAAGAAGCGCGTCGGGTCCTTGAAGCGGGCTATGAGTTCCCAGAGCTAGACAGAGCACCGGACCCCGAAGATAAGTGGAAGATTGCGGCTGCGTTGATGAGGTTTGATTCGAAATTGGAGCCGTTCAAACTTGACCCGGTGAAGTTGGCTAACATGACCATCGACCAACAGGAAAGGATGAGGACTGATTCCATCGAGCTCAACACTCCGAGAGACGGGCGGTCGATTCAAATATCGATATTCGAGGACAGCGTCGGCGTCCTAGTTCCCTATTGGTATGAGGGGGCTGAGATTGATGAGGTGTTCGCATGAGTTTCCGACTACTTGCGCGTCATCGGAAAGGCTGCGGGATACTTCGTCTTTGACCCCTAGCAGGTCGAAGGAGCCTTGCTTGGAGGTGGACGAAAGAAGGATGATCTGTTCGTACTCGTCGAGAACGGCGAAGGTACCCAGGACCTGGGACACGTCACCCTTGGCTTGATTTCCGCCAATCTGGAATGCCTTTGATTGTCTGGTCTGCCAGCGCTGATAGTACAGTCTGGCGAGGTAGAAGCCGACGACAGCAAGGACCGCGAACACAGTCACGAGCGTTCCGAGGACGGATTCCAGAGAGGTCATCTTCGCCTGGTATTCTGCGGCGCCCATATCAGCGTCAATTAATCAAAACTAGCCGCATTCAGTGTAACTAGATGATGATTCCCCGGCGGAGGCGCGATAAATCATTCGTATAACATGAACCGCGCCAGCGTCTGCAATCCTTTCCACTTTGTCCGCAGAGGCTATCCCTCCACTCATGATTAAGGTACCGTCGTAGAACCTCCTGGCCAATTCGATTATCTGTGTTTGTGTTAGGATAACTCGCTGTCAGGGCCCATTTGCCCGCTCAGCAAGGCTCGGTAGAGAGAGATTGAAATCCGGGATTCCGATGCGCGACGTCCGTTCCCCGAACCGTTGTAATAGCGCTTCCACGAATGGGCTATCAAGTCTTGTAATCCTATGCCATGGCTTACTTTCCTTCGTCAATTTTTTCAAGGAAACTCTTTCGAGGTCTTTGAGATCTATACACACGTCTAACAGTTCTCCTCCGCAATCGACGTGTCGCAGTATGAAGGTTCCCTCCGGCAGGTTCTTTCCTGTCACCTTGTAGTGTTCGATACGATCGTCGATGCTTCGCTGGACTTGGGTCCTCCTTTCGTCGCTCGGCGCTTCCCGTTCCTTTATGGTCAGATTCCTGAGACTTGAGTCTCTTTGGAAGAGGACGCTGTTGCGTTTCCTGTACACGTCCTCAGTGAGTCTGAAACCCAACGCCAAAGTGACAAATTCCGGCTTGTCCCAAGCAAGATCACAGGCGGGAGTGAGCACTATTCCAATGTCTCTGCCGTCGTCTTTCCGCGTCTGGAAGATGTCCCCGGTCCAAACTCTGTCTCCCTCGGGCTTGTAGTACATCAGAAATGAGAGCAGCGAACCCCCGGCGTTGGTAAGGTCGGGTGGGGCCCTGGCCAGGATGGGTTCCAAAACTTCCTTCAAGGCCTTGTATGCTTCTCCGGAATGAGCGTGTCTCGAAAGAATCCGAATAACAGTATCGACCAGCTCCCTTCTGAGTCCTTCTCGGTCGTTTTGTTTCTCTAGTATCTTGATCAAAGCCGCCACGACTTCGACGTTTCTACCCAGCGTAGCTTGGAAGGCGCCGTCTTTGGCTGAATCGACTACGGATTCTAGTAGGAGCGCAAGTCGCACCTCGGGATGGTCACGTATGGCACTTTCAATTTGCGACGTGAGCTCCTTCGGGTCGTCCAGATTGCCCTTCTCTATCTTGACCGGAGAGATTACTCCAGGATACTCTCCCTTCTCATTAGTGTACGCGGTCTTGAACTCGTTTGGTTCGTCAGCGGTATTGCTCAGGATGATGACAATCGAGGCTGCGCGAAGCCGATAGAGCGCGTTGATGGCTCTCCTGAACCTTTCAGGTGCGGGCCTTAGTGCGTCTTCGTCTCGGAGTATGAGATCAAGAAGCACGATTCTATTATTGACCAATTTCTTCTTGGGGTCTTTGCCATTCCAGTATCCAATTGGCACTCCATTCTGTAGTAACTGTTCCACTGCAAGCTCTATCGACTCGTCGAACTTGTTATCCACAATCAACACTTTGCCAGGGTAGGGCCAGTTCAAGTTACTTTGGAGCGTCTCCTTGGATTGTCTTCGGGAACGTCATTCCGACGCTGGCGCCTTTCAACAGACCTGACATGTCACTCCGTGAAAAGTCTCTAAGTCTCCCGCCATGAGCGAGAGCAATTTCGCTCGCTATGTAAAGCCCAAGTCCCATCCCATCAGGTTTGTTCGTGATGAATGGCTGAGCGAGGAACTCGATGTCGTCTTGGAGGCCGGGTCCGCTGTCGCTTACAACCAGAGCAGTATGCCCATCTCGAGTACTCCCGACGATGAGGTTGATTTCGCGTTTTCCTGTTTCGACCGGTCCCAACCAATATAACGAATTATCCAATAGGTTCAT
Proteins encoded in this window:
- a CDS encoding MaoC family dehydratase; the protein is MKLEVGQQAVYERTFTAEDVRSFAELSGDKGIHHMRPDSKGRTMVQGLLTATLPTKLGGDLNYIAREMEFQFVRPVFVGDTVRCKALVTKVERAEGRLNVAMEVVCRNQHGEEVLRGTTRGVIRLQADASSPSP
- a CDS encoding DNA/RNA nuclease SfsA translates to MTPVYRFPFPLREGVVFSRPNRFIMMVDAEGETLRCHCPTTGRLGDLSLAGLPCLYSSSQSAGRKMAHTVEAIATTAEAGSWVGINQTAANRYFEFFLRNGALSRMARGEVRREVRLGRSRIDFLVGRTYIEVKTPLIVLPAGESLQRVRTSRFDSFDRLIRHMGELRRALARGNKAVIAQCYLYDAKPFVPPASNRTNRRILAAARRAERAGVERWQVNLGLDKNGVSLIRYFRSRPYA
- a CDS encoding beta-lactamase family protein; its protein translation is MRRALGVIALVLTLTAAQLPLNLALPAQASSIPVTGPPAPGLGAFDTFMTNLMAQWGVPGGALAVVKDDRLVLAHGYGMADVEANQLVQPDSPFRIASVSKPITAAAIYLLVQQGKLSLSDKAFSILNDLQPPAGSTEDPRIQNITVQDLLWHAGGWNRDTTFDPMFQPTTWNAADATGTPRPASCSTVIRYMLGEPLQFTPGTYYDYSNFGYCVLGRIIEKISGVSYEQFVQQNVLAPFGITDMKIGHTQLSQRAPREVKYYDPVDGNATSVFPGAGSVPWPYGGFCIEAMDAHGGWIASPIDLMRFVVGLDGQGSTTLLNATTMQTMLSRPTIPYWAGSAYWDAGAWNVRPAGPDANWWHLGLLPGTNTEVVRDNKGIGVDFAVFFNGSVANETNFETAMDSGLQNVVANVANWPNQDLFGLYGSSMTTTSSTTTMSNTTSTASSVTSTLGSSITSTTSSTTTVSATSNTAQISTSSFSTSSSTTTSSPTQGGGEGIPEFPFQVAATTLFTLLLLASYLLARRYALLGQFRRR